In Sebastes fasciatus isolate fSebFas1 chromosome 15, fSebFas1.pri, whole genome shotgun sequence, a genomic segment contains:
- the LOC141783775 gene encoding otoferlin-like isoform X1, giving the protein MSEVESIGQQAKAMRSQVKKSTVRDKIKLAQNFLTRLRFLADEPQHSVPDVFIWMISNGKRIAYARVPSKDILYSSTEEETGKDCGKVKTIFLRIPGKKGFGPAGWTVQSKIEIYLWLGLTKQRKDYLNGLPNGFEENKLSKGPGMPCSPPISLTYMMKQIFQLRVHMYQARSLFAADSTGLSDPFARVFFSTQSQVTEVLPETLCPTWDQLLVFENVELFGEATELRDDPPIIVIEIYDQDTGKADFMGRTFAKPVVKMADEHYGPPRFPPQLEYYQIYRGNCTAGEMLAAFELLQIGPNGKADLPPIDGPTDFELGPILPVPLGIRPVLSKYRIEVLFWGLRDLKRVNLAQVDRPRVDIECAGKGVQSALIPNYKKNPNFSTLVKWFEVDLPENELLHPPLNIRVVDCRAFGRYTLVGSNAVTSLRKFIYRATDKQANNWTNTEEIIVVNLEPEPGYKKMDTVVKLDSGSDAVVKVEDDDKDGKGKKKKRKKGDDIEEEELDESMLDWWSKYFASIETLTETLKAQEAALSDSEDKDDMDIADGGEIKPDDSPVKGTKKGKGKKKKPGFDPFEKKKKKLDELKVYPKELEGEFDNFEDWLHTFNLFRGKGGDDDDQNVTDEDRIVGKFKGSMCMYKVSDDMTRDMSFDSNMGMFQNIPHNDPINILVRIYVIRATDLHPADINGKADPYIAIKLGKTEIKDKENYISKQLNPLFGKSFDVEATFPMDSTLSVSIYDWDLVGTDDLIGETKLDLENRFYSKHRATCGITSNYAIHGYNVWRDPMKPTQILAKLCKDGKLDGPHYGPAGRVKVENRVFMAQTEIEDENGLKKQTDDHLALTVLKHWEEIPKAGCKLVPEHVETRPLLHPDKPGIEQGRIEMWVDMFPKDMTAPGPALDISPRKPKKFELRVIVWNTDEVVLEDDDIFTGEKSSDIFVRGWLKGQQEDKQDTDVHYHSITGEGNFNWRFVYPFDYLMAEEKIVISKKESMFAWDETEYKIPARLNLQVWDADHFSADDFLGAIELDLNRFPRGAKTPKQCTLEMVTNEGEMPTVSIFKQKRIKGWWPFVARNEDDEFELTGKVEAELHLLTGEEAERSPVGEGRNEPEPLEKPNRPDIALLWFLIPFKAAKHLICDQYRWLTIKIVTVLLLLAILGLFLYNMPGYMVKKMMGV; this is encoded by the exons ATGTCAGAAGTG GAGAGCATCGGCCAGCAAGCTAAAGCCATGAGGTCGCAGGTGAAGAAAAGCACCGTGAGAGATAAAATCAAGCTGGCTCAGAACTTCCTCACAAGGCTGCGCTTCCTGGCTGATGAA CCTCAACACAGCGTTCCTGATGTTTTCATATGGATGATAAGTAATGGGAAACGCATTGCTTACGCACGCGTTCCCTCCAAAGACATCCTTTATTCCAGCACAGAGGAGGAGACCGGAAAGGACTGTGGCAAAGTCAAGACAATCTTTCTGAGG ATCCCTGGTAAGAAAGGTTTTGGGCCTGCTGGCTGGACAGTCCAGTCCAAGATAGAGATTTATCTGTGGCTGGGTCTGACTAAACAGCGCAAAGACTACCTGAACGGCCTGCCCAATGGATTTGAGGAAAACAAGTTGTCCAAAGGACCTGGCATGCCATGCTCACCTCCCATCAGCCTCACCTACATGA TGAAACAGATCTTCCAGCTGCGGGTCCACATGTACCAAGCTCGCAGCCTGTTTGCTGCTGACAGCACAGGTCTGTCTGATCCCTTTGCAAGAGTCTTCTTCTCAACACAAAGCCAGGTCACTGAG GTGCTGCCTGAGACTCTGTGCCCGACATGGGACCAGCTGCTGGTCTTTGAGAACGTAGAGTTGTTTGGAGAGGCCACTGAACTGAGAGACGACCCTCCTATTATCGTCATTGAAATCTATGATCAAGACACA GGTAAAGCGGACTTCATGGGCAGAACATTTGCCAAGCCTGTGGTCAAGATGGCGGACGAGCACTACGGTCCCCCACGCTTCCCTCCTCAACTGGAGTACTATCAGATCTACCGCGGGAACTGCACCGCCGGAGAAATGCTGGCAGCTTTTGAACTGCTGCAG ATTGGCCCCAATGGGAAAGCTGACCTGCCTCCCATAGACGGTCCCACAGATTTTGAGCTCGGCCCAATCCTGCCTGTACCACTTGGGATCAGACCAGTGCTCAGCAAATACAGGATTGAG gttTTGTTCTGGGGCTTGAGGGACTTGAAGAGGGTGAATCTGGCCCAGGTGGATCGGCCTCGTGTGGACATTGAATGTGCCGGAAAGGGAGTACAGTCAGCCCTCATCCCCAACTACAAGAAAAACCCCAACTTCAGCACCCTTGTCAAGTGGTTTGAAGTG GATCTGCCTGAGAATGAGTTGCTTCACCCGCCGCTGAACATCCGAGTGGTGGACTGCAGGGCTTTTGGCCGCTACACTCTGGTTGGCTCCAACGCTGTCACCAGTCTGCGGAAGTTCATCTACAGGGCAACAGACAAGCAGGCCAACAACTGGACCAATACAG AGGAAATAATTGTTGTCAACTTGGAACCTGAGCCTGGTTATAAGAAGATGGACACTGTGGTCAAACTAGACTCT GGCTCTGATGCTGTGGTCAAAGTTGAG GATGATGACAAGGATGGAAaggggaaaaagaagaagaggaagaagggtGATGACATTGAAGAGGAGGAACTTGACGAGAGCATGTTGGACTGGTGGTCCAAATATTTTGCCTCCATTGAAACTTTGACAGAG ACTCTCAAGGCTCAAGAAGCTGCTCTTTCAGATTCAGAGGACAAAGACGACATGGACATTGCAGATGGTGGAG AAATCAAACCTGATGACTCTCCTGTGAAAGGCACcaagaaaggaaaaggaaagaagaagaagccggGATTCGATCCGTtcgagaagaaaaagaaaaagctggaTGAGCTGAAG GTGTACCCGAAGGAACTGGAAGGTGAGTTTGACAATTTTGAAGACTGGCTCCACACCTTTAACCTGTTCAGGGGAAAAGGTGGCGATGATGACGACCAAAACGTGACGGATGAGGACAGAATTGTTGGAAAATTCAAA GGCTCTATGTGCATGTACAAAGTGTCGGATGACATGACTAGAGACATGAGCTTTGACTCCAACATGGGAATGTTCCAGAACATTCCTCACAACGATCCCATTAATATCCTCGTCCGCATCTACGTTATCAGG GCAACTGATCTACATCCAGCTGACATTAATGGGAAAGCTGATCCGTACATTGCAATCAAACTGGGAAAGACGGAGATCAAAGACAAAGAGAACTACATCTCTAAACAGCTCAACCCTTTGTTTGGCAA ATCCTTTGACGTGGAGGCCACATTCCCAATGGATTCCACGCTCTCTGTGTCAATTTATGACTGGGACCTGGTGGGAACCGACGATCTGATTGGAGAAACTAAACTCGACCTTGAGAACCGTTTCTACAGCAAACACAGAGCCACGTGTGGAATTACAAGTAACTACGCCAT CCATGGTTACAATGTGTGGCGGGACCCAATGAAACCAACACAAATCCTGGCTAAGCTGTGTAAGGACGGCAAACTGGACGGGCCTCACTACGGCCCTGCAGGAAGAGTGAAGGTGGAGAACCGCGTCTTCATGGCACAGACTGAGATAGAGGATGAAAACG GTTTGAAGAAGCAGACGGATGACCATCTGGCTCTGACCGTGTTGAAGCACTGGGAGGAAATCCCAAAGGCCGGCTGCAAACTCGTCCCAGAACATGTGGAAACCAGACCGCTGCTCCACCCCGATAAACCAGGAATTGAACAA GGGAGAATTGAGATGTGGGTGGATATGTTCCCTAAGGATATGACTGCACCTGGCCCTGCTCTTGATATTTCACCAAGGAAACCAAAGAA GTTTGAACTGAGGGTGATCGTCTGGAACACAGATGAGGTCGTTCTAGAGGATGATGACATCTTCACTGGCGAGAAATCCAGTGACATATTTGTGCGAGG CTGGTTGAAGGGGCAGCAGGAGGACAAGCAGGACACAGACGTCCACTACCACTCCATCACTGGGGAGGGCAACTTCAACTGGCGCTTCGTCTACCCCTTCGACTATCTCATGGCTGAAGAGAAGATCGTCATCTCAAAAAAGGAGTCCATGTTCGCCTGGGATGAGACTGAATACAAGATCCCAGCTCGTCTTAATCTGCAAGTGTGGGACGCCGACCATTTCTCTGCAGATGACTTCTTAG GTGCGATTGAGCTGGACCTGAACCGTTTCCCACGTGGTGCGAAGACTCCCAAGCAGTGCACCCTTGAGATGGTGACAAATGAAGGAGAGATGCCCACAGTCTCCATCTTCAAACAGAAGAGGATCAAAGGCTGGTGGCCATTTGTGGCCAGAAATGAAGACGACGAGTTTGAACTCACG ggAAAAGTGGAAGCAGAGCTGCACCTCCTGACaggagaggaagcagagagaaGCCCAGTTGGTGAAGGACGCAACGAACCAGAGCCGCTGGAGAAACCCAA